The following DNA comes from Nitrospirota bacterium.
CTCCACTACGCCTCGTCCGGTCGGAGTCGCGGAGTCGTTCCGCGCGGGCGGCCGCATTACGCCGCGATTTTTCTGGACGACGAATGCCATAGCGATGGGCGCTTTCTGCCTCACGTTGGCCATCTTTTTCGCCATTCCGCGGATCGGAGCGGGATTCTTTCACAAGAGTCGCACCGAAGGGTTGAAAACCTCCGGCTTTTCCGACAGGGTAGACCTCGGCGTGATCGGCTCGATCAAACAGGATGCAAGCATTGTCATGCGAGTGGAGTTAGCGGATCGCTCGAGACCGGCCACGGAGCGCTTGTATCTTCGGGGGGTCGCCTACGACCGCTATAACGGCCGTTCGTGGAGTAACAGTTTTACCCACCGCCGCATTCTTCCCGAGAGCGCTCCGGGCACGTTTCGCATGCCCGGCTCCGTCGGCCGATCAACGGACAAAGGTTCGCAGAAGGAAGGGCTCCGGCAGGACGTTCTGCTGGAAGCACTGGACACCACGGTGCTGTTCAGCGTCCCGTTCGCCGATTCCGTTTCCGGCGAGTTCTTGACTGTTCAGGGGGATATCATGGGCGCCTTGTACCTGCCGTCCCCGCCCACGACCAGGCTTGAATATACCGTAGTGTCTCATGACAACCAATTGACGGAAGAAGACAAATCAAAGACGACATTCACCTATCCCGATTTTGTTCGGGCTCACTTTCTCCAACTTCCGCCGATCAGCCCTCAGGTGACCGAATTGGCCGCGCATGTTACCGAACAGGCAAACACCCCTTATAGGAAGATGCTTGCGATCAAACACCACCTCCTGGAACAGTACCGATACAGCCTGGATGTCGGCTCAACGCTCACCGTAAGGCCGTTGGAGGATTTCCTTTTTACGCGCAAAACGGGGTACTGCGAGCATTACGCGACGGCGATGGTCGTGTTGCTGAGGTCGATCGGCGTTCCGGCCCGATTGGTCACGGGTTTTCTCGCCACCGAATGGAACGATTTCGGCAATTACTATACGGTGCGCCAGAAGGACGCCCACGCGTGGGTCGAAGTGTTCTTCCCTCATTCCGGATGGATTACAGCGGACCCGACCCCTACGATCGGAGAAAGCGCTCCGGATCTCTGGTGGCAATCCATCGGCAGAGTGATGGACTCAGTCCGACTTCGATGGGATCGCCTGATCGTTCAGTACAGCGCCAGCGACCAACTCGCGGTGGTCCAGGGAATTCGGGAGGGCGGCGACTCGCTTCGCATAAAGATTTCCCAGTCGCTCACGGGCTGGCTGAACCCGCTGTCGAACGCCATGACTCGCGTCAGTCGGCTCGCGCGACAGGCCGATCCGAGTCAGCTCGCGGTGATGCTTACGCTGGTGATGCTGGGCGGCGCCTTCTTCGTGGTGTTGATTCGGCAGATGATCCGGCCGAGGCGCGGCGACGGCGGAGAATGCCCAGCCGACCAGCGCACCGTCATTCAGGTTTACAATCGCATGGTCGATCTTCTTGCCGCTTATGGACTGACAAAAGCGCCGAGTGCTGCTCCGATCGAGTTTGCAAAACAGGTCTGCCGAGAGAGGAATGACGCCGGCTCGCTGGTGGAGGCGTTGACTCAGTTCTATTGCCGCGTACGATTCGGGAAGACCCCCCTTACCCTTGAAGACCTCGCTTGGGCCGACCAGCTTCTCGCACAACTTCGCACTGTATTACGCTCTTCCGGCAACGCCTAACAAAGCCCCGTCGTCCACCGTCCCGAGGAGTCCGTAACCTCATCTAGGCAGTCTTTTCCTGTTGTGGCTGCGACCCGTGCAATCCGTCTGAAGCTCGGCTCGCTCCCAACGAAGAATTTTCCAGGGCTTCGTGACCATGGTTTCGGCGCAGACACGCCGGCATAGACCATGCCAGGAAGAAACCCGGGGGAAAATCCTTGCGGGTGGGGCTGAATTTGGAGCGGGAAACGGGATTTGAACCCGCGACCCTCGCCTTGGCAAGGCGATGCTCTACCACTGAGCTATTCCCGCCCCAGCAGTGGAGTCGAAATTCTAAAGAGGCAGACCATGCCTGTCAAGCTACGCACCAACGCTGGAGCTTGCAGGTGCGCGAACAGAAGTCAAGCTCTGGATTGCTAGAAAGACTGGTCGAAAACAGGCTGGCACGCTGCACAAAAGAAGAGACGGGTTCCATTCACCCTGCCATCTTACATCTAATCCCGCTGCAAAATTCCACCCGCCCTATCTCTTCCAACAAACAGATCGCGACCTGAGACAAGCAGCGGATGGAGAGAAGCCACTGAGCGAGGAGACGGATGGCTGCTCCGAGCATCTGAGCAAAGTAGGCCAGCTCCGCCCCCGGTGAGGGGAACATCCAACCGCCATCAGTCAACGTGGGACCCTGTCACCCGTTCCCCCCAAGGGCACCTGCTGCAAGACACTGGCTTTACGGATGACTTCATGCATGGATCTGGACGGGGTCACCCACTGCTCTAACCAGCGTCGCTGGTCGCGGCCTCAGGATCATGAA
Coding sequences within:
- a CDS encoding DUF3488 and transglutaminase-like domain-containing protein; the encoded protein is MKIDQAFRLSSILLAAAAFCGLAMATGLSVWILALGGTALVARLFQIGWRRAEGRGSFINLSSATWNVLLVLAFAGFWVDLLWISQDLLPAGVHFLIALLVNKLFNLHQRRDFLHLYAISLMAILASAALTTEVWYATVFFAYLLTAVWTLLLYHLTKETEEAVSTTPRPVGVAESFRAGGRITPRFFWTTNAIAMGAFCLTLAIFFAIPRIGAGFFHKSRTEGLKTSGFSDRVDLGVIGSIKQDASIVMRVELADRSRPATERLYLRGVAYDRYNGRSWSNSFTHRRILPESAPGTFRMPGSVGRSTDKGSQKEGLRQDVLLEALDTTVLFSVPFADSVSGEFLTVQGDIMGALYLPSPPTTRLEYTVVSHDNQLTEEDKSKTTFTYPDFVRAHFLQLPPISPQVTELAAHVTEQANTPYRKMLAIKHHLLEQYRYSLDVGSTLTVRPLEDFLFTRKTGYCEHYATAMVVLLRSIGVPARLVTGFLATEWNDFGNYYTVRQKDAHAWVEVFFPHSGWITADPTPTIGESAPDLWWQSIGRVMDSVRLRWDRLIVQYSASDQLAVVQGIREGGDSLRIKISQSLTGWLNPLSNAMTRVSRLARQADPSQLAVMLTLVMLGGAFFVVLIRQMIRPRRGDGGECPADQRTVIQVYNRMVDLLAAYGLTKAPSAAPIEFAKQVCRERNDAGSLVEALTQFYCRVRFGKTPLTLEDLAWADQLLAQLRTVLRSSGNA